A single region of the Mycobacterium avium subsp. avium genome encodes:
- the fmt gene encoding methionyl-tRNA formyltransferase, whose protein sequence is MRLVFAGTPEPALPALRRLLDSPRHEVIAVLTRPDAASGRRGKPEPSPVAREALDRGIPVLRPARPNSPEFVAELAQLAPDCCAVVAYGALLRDELLAVPPHGWINLHFSLLPAWRGAAPVQAAIAAGDTITGASTFRIEPALDSGPIYGVVTEAIRPTDTAGELLARLAVSGAELLSATLDGIADSTLTPRPQPAEGVSIAPKITVEQARVRWDLPAPVVERRIRAVTPNPGAWTVIGDLRIKLGPVRLGAASDLPAPPEPLPPGAIHVDRKSVWVGTASDPVRLGQIQPPGKKFMNAVDWARGARLDPAARAT, encoded by the coding sequence GTGCGCCTCGTCTTCGCCGGTACGCCCGAACCCGCGCTGCCGGCGCTGCGTCGCCTCCTCGACTCGCCGCGCCACGAGGTGATCGCCGTGCTGACCCGGCCCGACGCCGCTTCCGGCCGGCGCGGCAAGCCCGAGCCGTCGCCGGTGGCCCGCGAGGCGCTCGACCGCGGGATCCCGGTGCTGCGGCCGGCGCGGCCAAACTCGCCCGAATTCGTCGCCGAACTGGCGCAGTTGGCGCCGGACTGCTGCGCGGTGGTGGCCTACGGCGCGCTGCTGCGCGACGAGCTGCTGGCGGTTCCCCCGCACGGGTGGATCAACCTGCACTTCTCGCTGCTGCCGGCCTGGCGCGGCGCGGCGCCGGTGCAGGCGGCCATCGCGGCGGGGGACACCATCACCGGGGCGTCGACGTTCCGAATCGAGCCGGCCCTGGACTCGGGCCCGATCTACGGGGTCGTGACCGAGGCGATCCGCCCTACCGACACCGCCGGGGAACTGCTTGCGCGACTGGCGGTTTCGGGTGCGGAGCTGCTGTCCGCCACCCTGGACGGCATCGCCGACTCGACGCTGACGCCGCGACCGCAACCAGCCGAGGGCGTCAGCATCGCGCCCAAGATCACCGTCGAGCAGGCCAGGGTGCGCTGGGACCTGCCGGCCCCGGTGGTGGAGCGCCGCATCCGCGCCGTCACGCCCAACCCGGGCGCCTGGACGGTGATCGGCGACCTGCGCATCAAACTCGGACCCGTGCGGCTCGGCGCGGCCTCCGACCTGCCCGCTCCGCCGGAACCGTTGCCGCCCGGCGCCATTCACGTCGACCGCAAGAGCGTCTGGGTGGGCACCGCATCCGATCCGGTGCGGTTGGGTCAAATCCAGCCGCCCGGAAAGAAATTCATGAACGCCGTGGACTGGGCGCGCGGCGCCCGGCTCGATCCCGCGGCGCGGGCCACATGA
- a CDS encoding RsmB/NOP family class I SAM-dependent RNA methyltransferase codes for MSRPQQRGRGKRRRPLDPARGAAFEVLRAVSERDAYANLALPALLRERGITGRDAAFATELTYGTCRTRGLLDAVIGAAAGRPPEAIDPVLLDLLRLGTYQLLRTRVDAHAAVSTTVEQAAIEFGSARAGFVNGVLRRIAGRDERSWVQELAPDPARDPIGHAAFVHAHPRWIAQAFADALGAAAAELDAVLASDDERPQVHLAARPGALTAAELADAVGGTVGRHSPFAVYLAGGDPGRLAPVRDGLALVQDEGSQLVARALTLAPVDGDCGRWLDLCAGPGGKTALLASLGAQRFSGPQFRVTAVEPAPRRADLVVENTRGLPVEVLRVDGRHTGLQPAFDRVLVDAPCTGLGALRRRPEARWRRQPGDVPTLTKLQRELLGAAIALTRPGGVVLYATCSPHLAETVGVVADALRRHPVSALDARPLFEPVADLGDGPHVQLWPHRHGTDAMFAAALRREAG; via the coding sequence ATGAGCCGGCCACAGCAGCGGGGGCGCGGCAAGAGGCGCCGGCCGCTGGACCCGGCCCGGGGTGCGGCCTTCGAGGTGTTGAGGGCGGTCAGCGAGCGCGACGCGTATGCGAACCTGGCGCTGCCCGCACTGCTGCGCGAGCGCGGAATCACCGGCCGTGACGCCGCATTCGCCACCGAGCTGACCTACGGCACCTGCCGCACCCGGGGCCTGCTGGACGCGGTCATCGGCGCGGCGGCCGGGCGCCCGCCGGAAGCCATCGACCCGGTGCTGCTCGACCTGCTGCGCCTGGGCACCTACCAGTTGCTGCGCACCAGGGTGGATGCCCACGCCGCGGTGTCCACCACCGTCGAGCAGGCCGCCATCGAATTCGGCTCGGCGCGAGCAGGTTTCGTCAACGGGGTGCTGCGCAGGATCGCCGGCCGCGACGAGCGGTCCTGGGTGCAGGAGCTAGCCCCGGACCCGGCCCGCGATCCGATCGGACACGCCGCGTTCGTGCACGCCCATCCCCGGTGGATCGCCCAGGCCTTCGCCGACGCGCTGGGCGCCGCCGCGGCCGAACTCGACGCGGTGCTGGCCAGCGACGACGAACGACCGCAGGTGCATCTGGCGGCGCGACCGGGCGCGCTGACCGCCGCCGAGCTGGCCGACGCGGTGGGCGGCACGGTCGGCCGCCACTCGCCCTTCGCGGTGTATCTGGCCGGCGGCGACCCCGGCCGGCTGGCGCCGGTGCGCGACGGGCTGGCCCTGGTCCAGGACGAGGGCAGCCAACTGGTGGCCCGGGCGCTGACGCTGGCCCCGGTGGACGGCGACTGCGGACGGTGGCTGGACCTGTGCGCCGGGCCGGGCGGCAAGACGGCTCTGCTGGCTTCCCTTGGCGCCCAAAGGTTTTCGGGGCCACAGTTCCGGGTCACCGCGGTCGAGCCGGCGCCGCGTCGCGCGGACCTGGTGGTCGAGAACACCCGCGGATTGCCGGTCGAGGTGCTGCGGGTGGACGGGCGGCACACCGGCCTGCAGCCGGCGTTCGACCGGGTGCTCGTCGACGCGCCGTGCACCGGGCTGGGGGCGCTGCGCCGCCGGCCGGAGGCCCGGTGGCGGCGGCAGCCCGGCGACGTGCCGACGCTGACCAAGCTGCAGCGCGAGTTGCTGGGCGCCGCGATCGCGCTGACCCGGCCGGGCGGGGTGGTGCTCTATGCGACCTGCTCGCCGCACCTGGCCGAGACGGTCGGCGTGGTCGCCGACGCGTTGCGCCGCCACCCGGTCAGCGCGCTGGACGCCCGGCCGCTGTTCGAGCCGGTCGCCGACCTGGGCGACGGGCCGCATGTTCAGCTCTGGCCGCACCGACACGGCACCGACGCAATGTTCGCGGCCGCGCTACGCCGCGAAGCGGGGTAG
- the rpe gene encoding ribulose-phosphate 3-epimerase: MPCNTGQPRGPLIAPSILSADFSRLADEAAAVTGADWLHVDVMDNHFVPNLTIGLPVVQSLLATTTIPMDCHLMIENPDRWAPPYAEAGAHNVTFHAEATDNPIGVARDIRAAGAKAGISVKPGTPLEPYLEILPQFDTLLIMSVEPGFGGQSFIPEVLGKVRTARKLIDAGELTILVEIDGGINADTIEQAAEAGVDCFVAGSAVYGADDPAAAVEALRRQALGASQHLRR, encoded by the coding sequence ATGCCTTGCAACACGGGACAGCCGCGGGGACCGCTGATCGCGCCGTCGATCCTGTCCGCCGACTTCTCCCGGCTGGCCGACGAAGCCGCCGCCGTGACCGGCGCCGACTGGTTGCACGTCGACGTGATGGACAACCACTTCGTGCCGAATCTCACGATCGGGCTGCCGGTGGTCCAGAGCCTGCTGGCCACCACCACCATCCCGATGGACTGCCATCTGATGATCGAGAACCCGGACCGCTGGGCGCCGCCCTACGCCGAGGCCGGCGCCCACAACGTCACCTTCCACGCCGAGGCCACCGACAACCCGATCGGCGTCGCCCGCGACATCCGCGCCGCCGGCGCCAAGGCGGGGATCAGCGTGAAGCCGGGCACCCCGCTGGAGCCGTACCTGGAGATCCTGCCGCAGTTCGACACCCTGCTGATCATGTCGGTGGAGCCCGGCTTCGGCGGCCAGAGCTTCATCCCCGAAGTCCTCGGCAAGGTGCGCACCGCCCGCAAGCTGATCGACGCGGGGGAGCTGACCATCCTGGTCGAGATCGACGGCGGCATCAACGCCGACACCATCGAGCAGGCCGCCGAGGCCGGCGTCGACTGCTTCGTCGCCGGGTCGGCCGTGTACGGCGCCGACGACCCGGCCGCAGCGGTCGAGGCGCTGCGCCGGCAGGCCCTGGGCGCGTCCCAGCACCTGCGTCGATGA
- the ribD gene encoding bifunctional diaminohydroxyphosphoribosylaminopyrimidine deaminase/5-amino-6-(5-phosphoribosylamino)uracil reductase RibD — protein MTASLGDRLDAAMRLAIEQSNQVKGNTYPNPPVGAVVLDGRGEVVGVGGTEPAGGDHAEILALRRAGDLAAGGTVVVTLEPCNHHGKTPPCVDALLEAGVSTVVYAIADPNPQAAGGAGRLQEAGVTVRSGLLADEVSGGPLREWLHKQRTGLPHLTWKYASSVDGRSAAADGSSRWISSEVSRLDLHRRRAAADAIVVGTGTVLADDPALTARLPDGTLADRQPLRVVVGMREIPSEAKVLNDDSRTMVIRTHDPAEVLKAVSDRTDVLLEGGPTLAGAFVRAGLVNRILVYLAPTLLGGPVTAVDDVGVPAIAKALRWQFDGVDRVGPDLLLSLVPRSG, from the coding sequence ATGACCGCGTCGCTGGGCGACCGCCTGGACGCCGCGATGCGCCTGGCGATCGAACAGTCCAATCAGGTCAAGGGCAACACCTATCCCAACCCGCCGGTGGGGGCCGTCGTCCTGGACGGCCGCGGCGAGGTGGTCGGCGTCGGCGGCACCGAACCGGCCGGTGGCGACCACGCCGAGATCCTGGCGCTGCGCCGCGCCGGCGACCTGGCCGCCGGCGGAACCGTCGTCGTCACCCTCGAGCCGTGCAACCACCACGGCAAGACGCCGCCGTGCGTGGACGCGCTGCTGGAGGCCGGGGTGAGCACGGTGGTCTACGCCATCGCCGACCCGAACCCGCAGGCCGCCGGCGGCGCCGGTCGGCTCCAGGAGGCGGGCGTGACGGTGCGCTCGGGGCTGCTGGCCGACGAGGTGTCCGGCGGCCCGCTGCGGGAGTGGCTGCACAAGCAGCGCACCGGGCTGCCGCATCTGACCTGGAAATACGCCAGCAGCGTCGACGGGCGCAGCGCGGCCGCCGACGGGTCCAGCCGATGGATTTCCAGCGAAGTCTCGCGGCTGGACCTGCACCGCCGCCGCGCGGCCGCCGACGCGATCGTGGTGGGGACCGGCACGGTGCTGGCCGACGACCCGGCGTTGACCGCCCGGCTGCCCGACGGCACGCTGGCCGACCGGCAGCCGCTGCGAGTGGTCGTCGGGATGCGCGAAATACCTTCGGAGGCAAAGGTTCTCAACGACGATTCGCGGACCATGGTGATCCGCACGCATGATCCCGCCGAGGTGCTCAAGGCGGTGTCGGACCGCACCGACGTGCTGCTGGAGGGCGGCCCTACCCTGGCCGGCGCGTTCGTGCGGGCCGGGCTGGTGAACCGGATCCTGGTCTACCTCGCGCCCACCCTGCTGGGTGGCCCGGTCACCGCGGTCGACGACGTCGGGGTGCCGGCGATCGCGAAGGCGCTGCGCTGGCAGTTCGACGGGGTCGACCGGGTGGGCCCCGACCTGCTGCTCAGCCTGGTGCCGCGCAGCGGCTAA
- a CDS encoding MFS transporter yields MTAQTGRRVAISAGSLAVLLGALDAYVVVTIMRDIMTDVHIPINQLQRITWIITMYLLGYIAAMPLLGRASDRFGRKLVLQVSLALFMVGSVVTALAGHWGDFHLLIGGRTIQGVASGALLPVTLALGADLWAQRNRAGVLGGIGAAQELGSVLGPLYGIFIVFLFHDWRYVFWINVPLTLIAMVMIQFSLPSHEKVEQPEKVDLVGGVLLAVALGLAVIGLYNPEPDGKQILPSYGLPLVLGAVVVGILFLLWERFARTRLIEPAGVHFRPFLAALGASLFAGAALMVTLVDVELFGQGVLGQDQTQAAGLLLWFLIALPIGAVLGGWIATRVGDRAMTFVGLLIAAYGYWLIHYWRQDVLSQKHNVLGLFSVPVLHADLLVAGVGLGLVIGPLTSAALRVVPSAQHGIASAAVVVARMTGMLIGVAALSAWGLYRFNQIVANLTAAIPPNASLLERIAAQGTMYLKAFAMMYGDIFAATVVICIAGALLGLLIGGRKEHAEEPEIVEPQAVSLGER; encoded by the coding sequence GTGACCGCTCAAACCGGGCGTCGCGTCGCGATCAGCGCGGGCAGTCTGGCGGTGCTGCTGGGCGCCCTGGACGCCTACGTGGTCGTGACGATCATGCGCGACATCATGACCGACGTCCACATCCCGATCAATCAGCTGCAGCGCATCACCTGGATCATCACGATGTACCTGCTGGGCTACATCGCCGCCATGCCGCTGCTGGGCCGGGCGTCCGACCGGTTCGGCCGCAAGCTGGTGCTGCAGGTCAGCCTGGCGCTGTTCATGGTCGGCTCGGTGGTCACCGCGCTGGCCGGGCACTGGGGCGACTTCCACCTGCTGATCGGCGGCCGCACCATCCAGGGTGTGGCCAGCGGCGCGCTGCTGCCGGTCACGCTTGCGCTGGGCGCCGACCTGTGGGCGCAGCGTAACCGGGCCGGCGTGCTCGGCGGCATCGGCGCCGCCCAGGAACTCGGCAGCGTGCTCGGCCCGCTGTACGGGATCTTCATCGTCTTCCTGTTCCACGACTGGCGCTACGTGTTCTGGATCAACGTGCCGCTGACCCTGATCGCCATGGTGATGATCCAGTTCAGCCTGCCCTCGCACGAAAAGGTGGAGCAGCCCGAGAAGGTCGACCTGGTCGGCGGCGTGCTGCTGGCGGTCGCGCTGGGCCTGGCGGTGATCGGCCTGTACAACCCGGAGCCCGACGGCAAGCAGATCCTGCCCAGCTACGGGTTGCCGCTGGTGCTCGGCGCGGTCGTGGTGGGGATACTGTTTCTGCTCTGGGAGCGCTTCGCCCGTACGCGGCTGATCGAGCCGGCCGGGGTGCACTTCCGCCCGTTTTTGGCCGCGCTGGGCGCGTCCCTGTTCGCCGGCGCGGCGCTGATGGTGACGCTGGTGGACGTGGAGCTGTTCGGCCAGGGAGTGCTGGGCCAGGACCAAACCCAGGCCGCCGGGCTGCTGCTGTGGTTCTTGATCGCGTTGCCGATCGGCGCTGTACTGGGCGGGTGGATCGCCACCCGGGTCGGCGACCGGGCGATGACGTTCGTCGGGCTGCTCATCGCCGCCTACGGCTACTGGCTGATCCACTACTGGCGCCAGGACGTGTTGAGCCAGAAGCACAACGTGCTCGGGCTGTTCAGCGTCCCCGTGCTGCACGCCGACCTGTTGGTGGCCGGCGTCGGCCTGGGCCTGGTGATCGGGCCGCTGACCTCCGCCGCGCTGCGGGTGGTTCCGTCCGCCCAGCACGGCATCGCCTCGGCGGCCGTGGTGGTGGCCCGGATGACCGGCATGCTGATCGGTGTGGCCGCGCTGAGCGCGTGGGGCCTGTACCGGTTCAACCAGATCGTGGCGAACCTGACCGCCGCGATCCCGCCCAACGCCAGCCTGCTGGAGCGCATCGCCGCGCAGGGAACGATGTACCTCAAGGCGTTCGCCATGATGTACGGCGACATCTTCGCGGCCACCGTGGTGATCTGCATCGCCGGTGCACTGCTGGGCCTGTTGATCGGCGGCCGCAAGGAACACGCCGAGGAACCGGAAATCGTTGAGCCGCAAGCGGTCTCGCTGGGTGAGCGTTAG
- a CDS encoding LppX_LprAFG lipoprotein, with amino-acid sequence MQTRRRLSAVFASLTLATALIAGCSSGSKQSGAPLPDPTSLVKQSADATKNVKSVHLVLSIQGKISGLPIKTLTGDLTTTPATAAKGNATITLGGSDIDANFVVVDGTLYATLTPNKWSDFGKASDIYDVSVLLNPDNGLGNALANFSNAKAEGRETINGQSTIRISGNVSADAVNKIMPQFNATQPVPSTVWVQETGDHQLVQANLQKSSGNSVQVTLSNWGEQVQVTKPPVSS; translated from the coding sequence ATGCAGACCCGCCGCCGCCTATCGGCCGTTTTCGCATCCCTGACCCTCGCCACCGCCTTGATCGCCGGCTGCTCGTCGGGCTCGAAGCAGAGCGGTGCGCCGCTGCCCGACCCCACCAGCCTGGTCAAGCAGTCGGCCGACGCGACCAAGAACGTCAAGAGCGTGCACCTGGTGCTGAGCATCCAGGGCAAGATCTCCGGGCTGCCCATCAAGACGCTGACCGGTGACCTCACCACCACGCCGGCCACCGCCGCGAAGGGCAACGCCACGATCACCCTGGGCGGCTCGGACATCGACGCCAACTTCGTCGTCGTCGACGGCACCCTGTACGCCACCCTCACCCCGAACAAGTGGAGCGACTTCGGCAAGGCGTCCGACATCTACGACGTGTCGGTGCTGCTCAACCCCGACAACGGGCTGGGCAACGCGCTGGCGAACTTCAGCAACGCCAAGGCCGAGGGCCGCGAAACCATCAACGGTCAGAGCACCATCCGGATCAGCGGGAACGTCTCGGCGGACGCGGTGAACAAGATCATGCCGCAGTTCAACGCCACCCAGCCGGTGCCGAGCACCGTGTGGGTCCAGGAGACCGGCGACCACCAGCTGGTTCAGGCCAACCTGCAGAAGAGCTCCGGGAATTCCGTGCAGGTGACGCTGTCGAATTGGGGCGAGCAGGTCCAGGTCACCAAGCCCCCGGTGAGCTCGTGA
- a CDS encoding riboflavin synthase, which yields MFTGIVEELGEVTARDVLADAARLTIRGAVVTADAGHGDSIAVNGVCLTVAELLPDGRFTADVMGETLNRSNLGALQVGSRVNLERAAALNSRLGGHIVQGHVDGTGRIVARTPSEHWEVVRIEVPPEVARYVVEKGSITVDGISLTVSGLGGEPRDWFEVSLIPTTRELTTLGGAPVGTQVNLEVDVIAKYVERLMSR from the coding sequence ATGTTTACCGGAATTGTCGAGGAGCTCGGCGAGGTGACCGCCCGCGACGTGCTCGCCGATGCGGCGCGGCTGACCATCCGCGGGGCCGTGGTGACCGCCGACGCCGGGCACGGCGATTCGATCGCCGTCAACGGTGTCTGCCTGACCGTCGCCGAGCTGCTGCCCGACGGCCGGTTCACCGCCGATGTGATGGGCGAGACGTTGAACCGGTCCAACCTGGGCGCGCTGCAGGTCGGCAGCCGGGTGAACCTGGAACGCGCGGCCGCCCTCAACAGCCGGCTGGGCGGGCACATCGTGCAGGGCCACGTCGACGGCACCGGGCGGATCGTGGCGCGCACCCCGTCCGAGCACTGGGAGGTGGTGCGCATCGAGGTGCCGCCGGAGGTGGCCCGCTACGTGGTGGAGAAGGGGTCGATCACGGTCGACGGCATCTCGCTGACGGTGTCCGGGCTGGGCGGCGAGCCCCGCGACTGGTTCGAGGTGTCGCTGATCCCCACCACCCGGGAGCTGACCACGCTGGGCGGCGCCCCGGTGGGGACGCAGGTCAATCTCGAGGTCGACGTGATCGCCAAGTACGTCGAGCGGCTGATGTCCCGCTGA
- a CDS encoding bifunctional 3,4-dihydroxy-2-butanone-4-phosphate synthase/GTP cyclohydrolase II, whose product MTRLDSVERAVADIAAGKAVIVIDDEDRENEGDLIFAAEKATPEMVAFMVRYTSGYLCVPLDGAICDRLGLLPMYAVNQDKHGTAYTVTVDARNGVGTGISASDRATTMRLLADPTSIAEDFTRPGHVVPLRAKDGGVLRRPGHTEAAVDLARMAGLQPAGAICEIVSQKDEGSMAQTDELRVFADEHDLAMITIADLIEWRRKHEKHIERIAEARIPTRHGEFRAIGYTSIYEEVEHVALVRGEIAGPNSDGDDVLVRVHSECLTGDVFGSRRCDCGPQLDAAMAMVAREGRGIVLYMRGHEGRGIGLMHKLQAYQLQDAGEDTVDANLKLGLPADARDYGIGAQILVDLGVRSMRLLTNNPAKRVGLDGYGLHIIERVPLPVRANAENIRYLMTKRDKMGHDLAGLDDFHESVHLPGEFGGAL is encoded by the coding sequence ATGACGAGGTTGGACTCCGTCGAAAGGGCGGTTGCCGACATTGCGGCCGGCAAGGCCGTCATCGTCATCGACGACGAAGACCGGGAGAACGAGGGCGATCTGATCTTCGCCGCCGAGAAGGCGACGCCGGAGATGGTGGCATTCATGGTGCGCTACACCTCGGGCTACCTGTGTGTGCCGCTGGACGGGGCGATCTGCGACCGCCTGGGCCTGCTGCCGATGTACGCGGTCAACCAGGACAAGCACGGGACCGCTTACACGGTCACGGTCGACGCGAGAAACGGTGTGGGCACCGGGATTTCGGCCTCGGACCGGGCCACCACCATGCGCCTGCTGGCCGATCCCACCAGCATCGCCGAGGATTTCACCCGGCCCGGTCATGTGGTTCCGTTGCGCGCCAAGGACGGTGGCGTGCTGCGCCGGCCCGGTCACACCGAGGCCGCCGTGGACCTGGCCCGGATGGCCGGCCTGCAGCCGGCCGGCGCCATCTGCGAGATCGTCAGCCAGAAGGACGAGGGCTCGATGGCGCAGACCGACGAGCTGCGGGTGTTCGCCGACGAACACGACCTCGCCATGATCACCATCGCCGACCTGATCGAGTGGCGCCGCAAGCACGAGAAGCACATCGAGCGCATCGCGGAGGCCCGGATCCCGACTCGGCACGGCGAGTTTCGCGCCATCGGTTACACCAGCATCTACGAGGAGGTCGAACACGTCGCGCTGGTTCGCGGCGAGATCGCCGGCCCCAACTCCGACGGCGACGACGTGCTGGTGCGGGTGCACTCGGAGTGCCTGACCGGTGACGTGTTCGGTTCGCGCCGTTGCGATTGCGGACCCCAGCTCGACGCCGCCATGGCCATGGTGGCCCGCGAGGGGCGCGGCATCGTGCTGTACATGCGCGGGCACGAGGGCCGCGGCATCGGGCTGATGCACAAGCTGCAGGCCTACCAGCTGCAGGACGCCGGCGAGGACACCGTCGACGCCAACCTCAAACTCGGATTGCCTGCTGACGCAAGGGATTACGGAATCGGTGCGCAGATCCTGGTCGACCTGGGGGTGCGTTCGATGCGGCTGCTGACCAACAACCCCGCCAAGCGGGTGGGGCTGGACGGCTACGGTCTGCACATCATCGAGCGGGTGCCGCTGCCGGTGCGCGCCAACGCCGAGAACATTCGTTACCTGATGACCAAGCGCGATAAGATGGGCCACGATCTGGCCGGCCTGGATGATTTTCACGAATCGGTCCATCTGCCAGGCGAATTCGGCGGCGCCCTGTGA
- the ribH gene encoding 6,7-dimethyl-8-ribityllumazine synthase, producing the protein MSPAAGVPEMPALDASGVRLGIVASTWHSRICDALLAGARKVAADSGVENPTVVRVLGAIEIPVVAQELARNHDAVVALGVVIRGQTPHFEYVCDAVTQGITRVSLDASTPVANGVLTTDNEQQALDRAGLPDSAEDKGAQAAGAALSAALTLRELRARS; encoded by the coding sequence ATGAGCCCAGCCGCCGGCGTGCCGGAGATGCCGGCGCTCGACGCGTCCGGCGTGCGGCTGGGCATCGTGGCGAGCACCTGGCACAGTCGGATCTGTGACGCGCTGCTGGCCGGTGCCCGCAAAGTCGCCGCCGACTCGGGAGTCGAGAACCCCACGGTGGTCCGCGTGCTCGGTGCCATCGAAATCCCGGTGGTCGCACAGGAACTCGCCCGCAACCACGACGCCGTCGTCGCGTTGGGCGTCGTGATCCGCGGGCAGACACCGCATTTCGAGTACGTCTGCGACGCCGTCACCCAGGGCATCACCCGGGTTTCGCTGGACGCGTCGACGCCGGTCGCCAACGGCGTGCTGACCACCGACAACGAGCAGCAGGCGCTGGACCGGGCCGGGCTGCCGGACTCGGCCGAGGACAAGGGGGCGCAGGCGGCCGGGGCGGCGCTGTCCGCCGCGCTCACCCTGCGTGAGTTGCGCGCTCGGTCGTGA
- a CDS encoding PH domain-containing protein, translating to MTPPEPERWDVVLRPHRTPLFVYGAAVLIAAAHIALGLLLKVGSTGVVFRTSDQVAIAVLGLVIAGVVLLFARPRLRIGPAGVSVRNLLGDKLIEWPDVVGVSFPVGHRWARIDLPDDEYIPVMAIQAVDKGRAVDAMDTVRSLLARYRPDLQG from the coding sequence GTGACCCCGCCGGAACCCGAACGCTGGGATGTGGTACTGCGCCCGCACCGCACCCCGTTATTCGTCTACGGGGCAGCGGTTCTCATCGCCGCCGCGCACATCGCCCTGGGCCTGCTGCTCAAGGTCGGATCCACCGGCGTGGTGTTCCGCACCTCCGACCAGGTGGCCATCGCGGTGTTGGGCCTGGTGATCGCCGGCGTGGTGCTGTTGTTCGCGCGGCCCCGGCTGCGGATCGGTCCGGCCGGTGTGTCGGTCCGAAACCTGTTGGGCGACAAGCTGATCGAATGGCCCGACGTCGTCGGCGTCTCGTTCCCGGTGGGTCACCGGTGGGCGCGCATCGACCTGCCCGACGACGAGTACATCCCGGTGATGGCCATCCAGGCCGTCGACAAGGGCCGTGCCGTGGACGCCATGGACACCGTGCGCTCACTGCTGGCGCGTTATCGCCCCGACCTGCAGGGCTGA
- a CDS encoding hemophore-related protein — MMKRSLAKLAVTVGGLALASTAGAGVASADPDYGPMINTTCSYDQAMRAVHAENPMAAQYLDQSPPNQQFLQQYLASSPDQRVNLLHAIEHNQGAQQALPIFQQMMTDCTRY; from the coding sequence ATGATGAAGCGCTCGTTGGCCAAACTGGCCGTCACCGTCGGCGGCCTGGCATTGGCGTCGACCGCTGGGGCCGGGGTCGCGTCGGCCGACCCCGATTACGGTCCGATGATCAACACCACCTGTAGCTACGACCAGGCGATGCGCGCGGTCCACGCGGAAAACCCGATGGCCGCGCAGTACCTCGACCAATCGCCGCCCAACCAGCAGTTCCTGCAGCAGTATCTGGCGTCGTCGCCCGATCAGCGGGTGAACCTGCTGCATGCGATCGAGCACAACCAGGGCGCCCAGCAGGCGCTGCCGATCTTCCAGCAGATGATGACGGACTGCACCCGGTACTGA